In one window of Psychrobacter sp. P2G3 DNA:
- a CDS encoding pitrilysin family protein: MTQKTFIFMIKRTLPHPDSTWSQSICKSHLSASILLGLTAFIAPAYADSVGAEEYREPAAAVDVNAPIAALAKLTSLNNVKPLQVTVPTIEHFKTTDGVPVSFVRATTLPIVDIDLRFNAGSARDGNIRANGFGIANMTATMLTQGTESLNEDDFTRAVETLGIDLNSSAYKDMFIVSLRSLSDDAHLLPAIDLMTQMLTQSNFDQSILARNKARLLVGLQQQKQDPNSLANLAFDNALYGSHPYAHPSSGTLETVPSIEKKDLTDFQNRYLVAANASLAMTGNLTLAQAKKLAEDITTNLPIGKAANALPEPKPLTQAKNIHIPFPSSQTTVLMGQLGNKRATDPQAQQQQTNFAIGNEVLAGGNFNARLMTEIRQNLGYTYGISGSMSPMLTRGPYQIGFSTRNDKARDAIDASLTVINDTLDNGINNDEMRLTTDNMKNSFPMSFASNAGINGLLGMMNFYQLPDNYLTDYMARIENVKLSGVNQTMRDTLNPDKFLIVTVGQDDPWQTKTIKSE, encoded by the coding sequence CTATTTGCAAGTCTCATCTTAGTGCTAGCATTCTACTAGGCTTAACAGCGTTTATTGCTCCCGCTTATGCAGACTCAGTCGGTGCTGAAGAATATCGTGAGCCCGCTGCTGCGGTCGATGTAAACGCGCCCATTGCAGCATTGGCTAAGCTTACCAGTCTTAACAACGTTAAACCTTTACAAGTAACAGTACCAACTATCGAACACTTTAAAACGACGGACGGCGTGCCCGTATCTTTTGTACGAGCAACCACGTTACCTATCGTAGATATTGATTTACGTTTTAATGCTGGTAGTGCACGCGATGGTAATATACGTGCGAATGGCTTTGGCATTGCTAATATGACCGCTACGATGCTCACGCAAGGCACTGAGAGCTTGAACGAAGATGACTTTACGCGAGCGGTTGAAACATTAGGGATTGATTTAAATAGTAGTGCGTATAAGGATATGTTTATCGTCTCGCTACGTAGCTTATCTGATGATGCTCATCTACTACCAGCCATCGATTTGATGACGCAAATGCTGACACAGTCCAACTTTGATCAATCAATTTTAGCGCGTAACAAAGCACGTCTATTAGTCGGTCTGCAACAGCAGAAACAAGATCCTAATAGCCTTGCCAATCTGGCTTTTGATAACGCTCTATATGGCAGCCATCCTTATGCCCATCCTTCGTCAGGTACGCTTGAAACAGTACCCAGTATCGAGAAAAAAGACCTAACTGACTTTCAAAATCGCTACCTTGTCGCTGCCAATGCTTCATTAGCAATGACTGGCAACTTGACGCTCGCTCAAGCCAAAAAACTCGCTGAAGACATTACTACTAATTTACCTATAGGCAAGGCCGCCAATGCTTTACCCGAGCCAAAACCACTCACCCAAGCAAAGAATATTCACATCCCCTTTCCTAGCAGCCAAACCACAGTACTAATGGGACAACTAGGTAATAAGCGTGCTACCGACCCTCAAGCGCAACAGCAACAAACCAATTTTGCTATTGGCAATGAGGTATTAGCAGGCGGTAATTTTAATGCGCGGTTGATGACTGAGATACGTCAAAATCTAGGTTATACCTATGGTATATCAGGCTCTATGAGTCCAATGCTAACTCGTGGCCCTTACCAGATAGGTTTTTCAACCCGCAATGACAAGGCTCGCGATGCTATTGATGCCAGCTTAACGGTCATTAATGATACGTTAGATAACGGGATTAACAATGATGAGATGCGTCTAACCACGGACAATATGAAGAATAGCTTTCCGATGAGCTTTGCAAGTAATGCGGGAATTAATGGTTTGCTGGGAATGATGAACTTCTATCAACTGCCAGATAATTATCTGACGGATTATATGGCACGTATTGAAAACGTTAAACTATCAGGAGTGAATCAGACTATGCGCGATACTCTTAATCCAGATAAATTCTTGATTGTGACAGTTGGACAGGACGATCCTTGGCAAACCAAAACGATCAAATCTGAGTAA